The following are encoded together in the Sinorhizobium terangae genome:
- a CDS encoding LysR family transcriptional regulator, which produces MELRQLRYFLAVARERNFSRAAEILHIAQPPLSRQIQQLEDELGVLLIDRSNRPLDLTEAGRFFYEQAGQIIARIENMREQTRKIGLSRRERYVIGCVGSTLYGGIPDLVRRMRERWPDLDIEIREMMSTEQVTALKERRIDVGFGRVRLNDREVERLTLREERLVVAFPKGHPKSLSTEPIGLAELEGEPLVVYPSAPRPSFADEVLSMLSEQGISPGSVEEVREIQTALGIVAAGMSLCIIPTASQRQRPDDVCYRVIKDEKATSPIIMSFRRDDAKGRIEEIKQLIREMYADNPPWLQLSNVQLDGA; this is translated from the coding sequence ATGGAACTGAGGCAGCTGCGTTATTTTCTCGCCGTCGCGCGCGAGCGGAACTTCTCGCGTGCTGCAGAGATCCTGCATATTGCCCAGCCGCCCCTCAGCCGGCAGATACAGCAACTGGAAGACGAACTCGGCGTTCTGCTTATCGACCGCTCGAACCGACCGCTCGATTTGACGGAGGCTGGCCGCTTCTTCTACGAGCAGGCCGGACAGATCATTGCTCGCATCGAAAATATGCGCGAGCAGACGCGCAAGATCGGCTTATCTCGTCGGGAGCGCTACGTCATTGGCTGCGTCGGCTCGACGCTCTATGGCGGTATACCGGACCTCGTCCGCCGCATGCGCGAGCGCTGGCCGGATCTCGACATCGAGATCCGGGAAATGATGTCGACCGAGCAGGTCACCGCTCTCAAGGAGAGGCGGATCGATGTCGGCTTCGGCAGGGTCCGCCTCAACGACAGGGAAGTCGAGAGGCTGACGCTTCGGGAGGAACGACTGGTGGTCGCCTTTCCAAAGGGGCATCCAAAATCGCTCTCCACCGAACCGATCGGCCTTGCCGAACTGGAGGGGGAACCGCTGGTCGTCTATCCGTCGGCGCCGCGGCCGAGCTTTGCCGACGAGGTCCTCAGCATGTTGAGCGAGCAAGGCATTTCTCCTGGCAGCGTGGAAGAGGTCCGTGAAATCCAGACGGCGCTGGGCATCGTGGCGGCCGGTATGAGCTTGTGCATCATTCCCACAGCCTCTCAGCGGCAAAGACCCGACGACGTCTGTTACCGCGTCATAAAAGATGAGAAGGCCACCTCGCCGATCATCATGAGTTTTAGGCGCGACGATGCAAAAGGAAGGATCGAAGAGATCAAGCAGCTCATTCGCGAGATGTACGCCGACAACCCGCCGTGGCTGCAACTGTCCAACGTGCAACTTGACGGGGCCTGA
- a CDS encoding cupin domain-containing protein encodes MKTFTYAAVSPPGHGTPAAAFGKHVIRMMASNTGGALGMLEAIVPPGEGPPLHVHEREDEFFRVLSGCFGFWCAGDYVELAEGGCIALPRGVPHRFRNIGETEGCLMVVVTPGGFENFFPIIELCKPETPEQIASVAMDFGLTFLPDDDRKVA; translated from the coding sequence ATGAAGACATTCACCTATGCGGCGGTATCGCCGCCGGGCCATGGAACGCCGGCAGCGGCGTTCGGCAAACACGTCATACGCATGATGGCCTCCAACACAGGCGGCGCGCTGGGCATGCTCGAGGCCATCGTGCCGCCCGGGGAAGGTCCGCCGCTTCATGTGCACGAGCGCGAGGACGAGTTCTTCCGCGTCCTGTCCGGTTGCTTTGGCTTCTGGTGTGCCGGCGACTATGTCGAGCTGGCAGAGGGGGGCTGCATCGCGCTGCCGCGCGGCGTGCCGCATCGGTTCAGGAACATCGGAGAGACGGAAGGCTGCCTCATGGTCGTCGTGACGCCGGGCGGGTTCGAGAACTTCTTTCCGATCATCGAGCTCTGCAAGCCCGAAACGCCCGAGCAGATCGCCTCCGTCGCAATGGATTTCGGCCTCACCTTCCTGCCCGACGACGATCGCAAGGTCGCCTGA
- a CDS encoding sulfite exporter TauE/SafE family protein: MTDLSMPVLLAAAATFFAAGVVKGVTGMGLPTVAMGVLGALISPLSAAGLLIVPSFVTNVWQLLAGPAFGPLVRRFWPMMLAICTGTMLGVTWLTSGETEATTTALGAALVTYAGYSLLGSQIRVPWHWEPWLSPLIGAVTGVVTGGTGILVIPAVPYLQALSLPRDDLVQALGLSFTVSTVALAAALGAHGAFELQGLALSVLALGPALAGMWAGQALRGRISPAAFRRLFLICLLLLGAEMSMRSLV; the protein is encoded by the coding sequence ATGACCGATCTGTCCATGCCCGTCCTGCTCGCGGCCGCCGCAACCTTCTTCGCCGCCGGCGTCGTCAAGGGCGTGACCGGCATGGGGTTGCCGACGGTGGCGATGGGAGTGCTTGGCGCGCTGATCTCGCCGCTCTCGGCGGCCGGCTTGCTGATCGTCCCGTCCTTCGTCACCAATGTCTGGCAGCTTCTGGCCGGTCCCGCCTTCGGTCCGCTCGTCCGCCGATTCTGGCCGATGATGCTGGCGATCTGCACCGGCACGATGCTGGGTGTGACATGGCTGACCAGCGGCGAGACCGAGGCGACCACCACCGCCCTCGGCGCCGCGCTCGTCACTTACGCCGGCTATTCCTTGCTGGGGTCCCAGATTCGCGTGCCCTGGCACTGGGAGCCATGGCTTTCGCCGCTGATCGGCGCGGTGACCGGCGTCGTGACGGGCGGCACAGGGATACTCGTCATACCGGCCGTGCCCTACTTGCAGGCGCTCAGCCTTCCGCGGGACGATCTGGTGCAGGCGCTCGGGTTATCGTTTACTGTGTCGACCGTTGCACTCGCCGCGGCGCTTGGCGCACACGGCGCATTCGAACTCCAGGGACTGGCGCTCTCGGTACTGGCTCTTGGTCCTGCGCTGGCAGGCATGTGGGCTGGCCAGGCGCTGCGTGGGCGGATCAGCCCGGCTGCCTTTCGACGCCTGTTCCTTATCTGCTTGCTCCTGCTCGGAGCGGAAATGTCGATGAGATCGTTGGTGTGA
- the catA gene encoding catechol 1,2-dioxygenase, with protein MNVKIFDKPEIQDFLKVLSGLDKTGGNPRVKEIVHRIMSDLFKAIDDLDITPDEYWTGIAWLNEIGAAGQAGLISPGLGLDHFLDERLDAIDEALGIDNPTPRTIEGPLYVAGAPVSEGFARLDDGTDAHGHTLIMHGTVHDADGKPLSGATVEVWHCDTRGFYSHFDPTGKQAPFNMRRTIVTDENGRYKFQSIVPHGYGVPPGSPTEQLLSALGRHGQRPAHIHFFISADGHRKLTTQINIEGDPLVNDDFAYATRDGLVPALIERTDEASIKANGLSGPFAEIRFDIHLTAMVNGVDNQINELRKRAAA; from the coding sequence ATGAACGTGAAGATTTTCGACAAGCCGGAGATCCAGGACTTTCTCAAGGTCCTCAGCGGTTTGGACAAGACCGGCGGCAATCCGCGCGTAAAAGAGATCGTTCATCGGATCATGTCAGACCTGTTCAAGGCAATCGACGATCTCGACATCACCCCCGACGAATACTGGACCGGGATCGCCTGGCTCAACGAGATCGGCGCGGCCGGCCAGGCCGGCCTGATCTCGCCCGGCCTCGGTCTCGACCATTTCCTCGACGAGCGTCTCGACGCCATCGACGAGGCTCTCGGCATCGACAACCCGACCCCGCGCACGATCGAGGGGCCGCTCTATGTGGCAGGCGCGCCCGTCTCGGAAGGCTTTGCGCGACTCGACGACGGCACCGATGCTCACGGTCACACGCTCATTATGCACGGCACCGTCCATGATGCCGACGGCAAGCCGCTGTCGGGCGCCACGGTGGAAGTGTGGCACTGTGACACCCGCGGCTTCTACTCGCACTTCGATCCGACGGGAAAGCAGGCGCCGTTCAACATGCGCCGCACGATCGTCACCGACGAAAATGGCCGGTACAAATTCCAGAGCATCGTGCCGCACGGCTATGGCGTGCCGCCAGGCAGCCCGACCGAGCAACTGCTTTCCGCGCTCGGTCGCCACGGCCAACGTCCGGCACATATCCACTTCTTCATCAGCGCCGACGGCCATCGCAAGCTGACAACCCAGATCAACATCGAGGGCGATCCGCTGGTCAACGACGACTTCGCCTATGCGACGCGCGACGGTCTGGTTCCAGCTCTCATCGAGCGGACTGACGAGGCAAGCATCAAGGCCAACGGACTGAGTGGACCGTTTGCGGAGATCAGGTTCGACATTCACCTGACGGCCATGGTGAATGGCGTCGACAACCAGATCAACGAGCTGCGCAAGCGCGCGGCCGCCTGA
- a CDS encoding LysR substrate-binding domain-containing protein: MRFDVTDLRLFLTVAEAGSITHGAVEAGLSLPAASERLREMETLAGVKLLDRGRRGVTLTEAGEALLHHARLILSQMARMRAEIGQLAKDLRGTVRLLANTAALAEFLPARLAPWLATHPQADIVVKERQSADIARSIALGFAEIGVLSDLVETTGLTLRPFVTDRLVVVAGRDHALAAMRHVRLADLRGQHFIALREGALQDHLDAQAARIGLRIRPRIRLRGFDDICRMASAGVGVGIVPETAVRRCRKSMPISVKRLAEDWAVRRLSLCIRSDTELTPLAQSLLEHLEGKG, from the coding sequence ATGCGTTTCGATGTGACCGACCTGCGCCTGTTTCTCACCGTGGCCGAGGCCGGCAGCATCACTCATGGCGCGGTCGAGGCCGGATTGTCGCTACCTGCCGCCAGCGAACGCCTGCGCGAGATGGAAACCTTGGCCGGCGTGAAGCTGCTGGACCGCGGCCGGCGCGGCGTGACACTGACCGAAGCCGGCGAGGCGCTGCTGCACCATGCGCGGCTGATCCTCTCCCAGATGGCTCGCATGCGCGCTGAGATCGGGCAGTTAGCGAAAGACCTGCGCGGCACTGTCCGCCTCCTGGCCAATACAGCGGCGTTGGCCGAGTTCCTGCCCGCGCGGCTCGCGCCCTGGCTGGCCACCCATCCGCAAGCCGATATTGTGGTCAAGGAACGCCAAAGCGCCGACATCGCCCGCAGTATCGCGCTCGGCTTCGCCGAAATTGGCGTGCTCTCGGATCTGGTGGAAACAACCGGACTGACGCTGCGCCCCTTCGTGACGGACCGACTCGTCGTGGTGGCGGGACGCGACCACGCCCTTGCGGCCATGCGACACGTCCGCCTTGCCGATCTTCGCGGTCAGCATTTCATAGCGCTGCGCGAAGGCGCCTTGCAGGATCACCTTGACGCGCAGGCGGCGCGCATCGGTCTGCGGATCAGGCCGCGCATTCGGCTGCGCGGGTTCGACGATATTTGCCGGATGGCGAGCGCCGGGGTCGGGGTCGGCATCGTGCCCGAGACGGCCGTACGCCGCTGCCGGAAATCGATGCCGATCTCCGTCAAACGCCTGGCGGAGGATTGGGCGGTGCGTCGCTTGTCGCTCTGCATCCGCAGCGACACGGAACTGACGCCGCTCGCGCAGAGCCTGCTCGAGCATCTTGAAGGCAAGGGGTAG
- a CDS encoding arylamine N-acetyltransferase family protein encodes MTHAPSNEIGMTLTASQLDTYLARIRVDRPISLDLHGLSKLHRAHLMTFTWEALDAFMGWPSSITPASAFAKMVEGRRGGWCYEMNGLFGAVLDALGFRVTRLCGGVDREKLGDIAIGNHLTLRVDLDRPYLAEVGVADAIVEPVPLAVGPISQRGFDFSIMPTEDGWLRFNNHVHGIAHSFDFRADHSDEAAMAGTHSWLIRDPASPFTNTLAVLRHTADGYVALQNDCLRTVKPNSVSEHRITSADHLADTFETIFDLEIPRPERVWDKVQAIGRDKAA; translated from the coding sequence ATGACACACGCGCCTTCAAACGAAATCGGAATGACCCTGACAGCCAGCCAATTGGACACGTATCTCGCAAGGATCCGGGTCGACCGGCCGATTTCTCTCGACCTTCACGGCCTGTCGAAACTTCACCGCGCTCACCTCATGACCTTCACCTGGGAGGCGCTGGATGCCTTCATGGGATGGCCGTCCTCGATCACCCCGGCATCCGCCTTCGCCAAGATGGTGGAGGGGAGGCGCGGCGGCTGGTGCTACGAGATGAACGGTCTCTTCGGCGCAGTGCTTGATGCGCTCGGTTTCCGGGTGACCCGTCTTTGCGGTGGCGTTGACCGCGAAAAACTGGGCGACATCGCCATCGGCAATCACCTGACCCTGCGTGTCGATCTCGACCGCCCCTATCTCGCCGAGGTCGGCGTCGCCGACGCCATCGTCGAACCCGTGCCGCTTGCTGTCGGACCGATCAGCCAGCGCGGTTTCGATTTTTCGATTATGCCGACGGAGGACGGCTGGCTGCGCTTCAACAATCATGTGCATGGCATCGCACACAGCTTCGATTTCCGGGCCGATCACAGCGATGAGGCGGCCATGGCCGGCACGCATTCCTGGTTGATCCGGGACCCCGCGTCGCCATTCACAAACACGCTGGCAGTCCTGCGTCATACCGCGGACGGCTATGTCGCCCTGCAGAACGATTGCTTGCGCACCGTGAAGCCCAACAGTGTTAGCGAACACCGCATCACAAGCGCGGACCATCTCGCGGACACGTTTGAGACCATTTTTGACCTCGAGATTCCCCGGCCCGAACGCGTCTGGGACAAGGTCCAGGCGATTGGCCGCGACAAGGCCGCCTGA
- a CDS encoding adenylate/guanylate cyclase domain-containing protein, which produces MIDREDLFGDGVNVAARLEALAEPGGICISGNVHECVDGKLRFGFDDLGFRELKNIIRPIRVFQARLSTTAQAKLPSPRPSSNKPSIAVLPFENMSADPAQVYFSDGITEDIITELARFQQLLVIARHSSFHYRDKAADVLRIGRELNARYVVEGSVRRSGDRIRISAQLIDTVTGTHVWGERYDSKLTELFSVQDEVTKRIVAALAVRVEEEDWAKARRKPPDSMRAYDFWLRGKRSLDLYTHGGNLEARQLFEKALETDPDYSRAHAGLAVTYDRGGFYSAWDVDPKASLQKAEDHAKKAVSLDDTDPLPHVVLGWVHLGRREFDQAKAHLERAVAINPNDADTLAKSALVLAWSGEGAAVIDLAQAAIRLNPHFPSWYQCFLAGCHLCAGEYPEAVAIWERMPDATPETRAMLAAACVIVGRLEDARRHMAEFIRTYPQHFAGRPSARRVRRLFAFRHEADVDRLIQAMCTAGLPR; this is translated from the coding sequence ATGATCGATCGCGAAGATCTTTTTGGCGACGGCGTCAACGTCGCCGCGCGCCTTGAGGCCCTCGCCGAGCCCGGCGGCATTTGCATATCGGGGAATGTTCATGAATGCGTAGACGGCAAATTGCGGTTCGGATTCGACGATCTCGGATTTCGAGAGCTCAAGAATATCATCCGGCCGATCCGGGTGTTTCAGGCGCGACTGAGCACAACCGCGCAGGCGAAGCTGCCGTCCCCGCGACCTTCGAGCAACAAGCCGTCGATTGCCGTCCTGCCTTTCGAAAATATGAGCGCAGATCCTGCCCAAGTCTATTTCAGCGACGGCATCACCGAGGACATCATTACGGAACTGGCCCGCTTCCAGCAGTTGCTCGTGATCGCGCGCCACTCCTCTTTTCATTACCGGGACAAAGCCGCCGATGTCCTGCGGATCGGAAGGGAACTGAATGCGCGGTACGTGGTTGAAGGGAGCGTTCGACGAAGCGGGGATCGAATTCGCATCTCGGCGCAGCTGATCGATACCGTCACAGGCACTCACGTCTGGGGCGAGCGCTACGATAGCAAATTGACAGAACTGTTCTCGGTTCAAGATGAGGTGACGAAAAGGATCGTCGCCGCCCTAGCTGTGCGCGTGGAGGAGGAGGATTGGGCGAAAGCCCGCCGCAAGCCCCCGGACAGCATGCGTGCTTACGACTTCTGGCTGCGCGGCAAACGCAGCCTCGATCTTTACACGCATGGGGGCAATCTCGAAGCACGCCAACTGTTTGAGAAAGCCCTGGAGACCGATCCGGATTACTCCCGCGCCCACGCAGGGCTAGCCGTTACCTATGATCGTGGCGGATTCTATTCGGCTTGGGATGTCGATCCGAAGGCGTCGCTTCAGAAGGCCGAGGACCATGCGAAGAAGGCTGTCTCCCTCGACGACACGGATCCCTTGCCGCACGTCGTTCTGGGCTGGGTGCATCTTGGACGCAGGGAATTTGACCAGGCCAAGGCGCACCTGGAGCGGGCCGTGGCCATCAATCCTAACGACGCGGACACGCTGGCAAAATCGGCTCTGGTCCTGGCATGGTCCGGCGAGGGAGCAGCGGTCATCGATTTAGCGCAGGCCGCCATACGGCTCAATCCGCATTTTCCCAGCTGGTATCAGTGTTTTCTGGCCGGTTGTCATCTTTGCGCCGGGGAATATCCGGAGGCTGTTGCCATTTGGGAACGAATGCCGGATGCAACCCCGGAGACGCGAGCGATGTTAGCCGCGGCCTGCGTTATTGTCGGCAGGCTGGAAGACGCACGGCGGCATATGGCGGAGTTCATCCGGACATATCCGCAGCACTTTGCCGGCAGGCCGAGCGCGCGCCGCGTCAGGCGTCTGTTCGCATTTCGACACGAGGCCGATGTTGATCGCCTAATTCAGGCGATGTGTACGGCCGGACTCCCAAGATAA
- a CDS encoding muconate/chloromuconate family cycloisomerase: protein MSTAIRISAIETIILDLPTIRPHRLSMVTMNRQSMTIVRVHCSDGFEGLGEGTTIGGLAYGAESPEGMKLTIDEYIAPLLIGRDATRIQAAMDVVVKAVKGNHFAKCAVEAALLDCHARRLGLPMSELLGGRRRDSLPIAWTLASGDTAKDIDEAQAMLSRQRHKDFKLKIGVKSIEEDVRHVGAIRKALPDLASIRVDVNMAWREREARNAIQALADAGCVLVEQPVPGITALARLRRASPIAIMADEVLIGPESALEAATARAADVFSIKIEQAGGLFAAARVIAIAEAAGVSIYGGTMLEGPIGTIAASQLMATVKELEWGTEFFGPLLLTEELLEEPLRFENFELRLPSGPGLGVMLSEEAVDRFRRDGKQASTLRVVG, encoded by the coding sequence GTGTCTACGGCAATCCGCATCAGCGCGATCGAAACAATTATACTCGATCTGCCCACCATCCGGCCGCATCGGCTGTCGATGGTCACCATGAACCGGCAGAGCATGACCATCGTCCGCGTCCACTGCTCCGACGGCTTCGAAGGGCTCGGAGAGGGGACGACGATCGGCGGGCTCGCCTACGGGGCTGAAAGCCCGGAAGGCATGAAATTGACGATCGACGAGTATATCGCGCCGCTGCTGATCGGCCGTGACGCGACGCGCATCCAGGCAGCCATGGACGTAGTCGTCAAAGCGGTAAAGGGAAATCACTTCGCCAAATGCGCGGTCGAGGCGGCCCTGCTCGATTGTCATGCGCGCCGCCTCGGTCTGCCGATGTCGGAACTGCTCGGTGGCCGGCGCCGCGACAGCCTGCCGATCGCTTGGACGCTCGCCTCCGGCGACACGGCCAAGGACATCGACGAGGCGCAAGCCATGCTCAGCCGGCAGCGCCACAAGGACTTCAAGCTGAAGATCGGCGTGAAATCGATCGAAGAGGATGTCCGCCATGTGGGCGCGATCCGCAAGGCACTACCGGACCTGGCTTCCATCCGGGTCGACGTGAACATGGCGTGGCGGGAGCGGGAAGCGCGCAATGCCATCCAAGCTCTGGCTGACGCCGGCTGCGTGCTGGTCGAACAACCGGTGCCGGGGATCACAGCGCTCGCCCGGCTGCGGCGGGCTTCCCCAATCGCCATCATGGCCGACGAAGTTCTGATTGGACCGGAAAGCGCGCTTGAGGCCGCGACTGCGCGGGCTGCCGACGTGTTCTCGATCAAGATCGAGCAGGCGGGAGGGTTGTTTGCCGCCGCCCGGGTGATCGCGATCGCGGAAGCCGCGGGCGTCAGCATTTACGGCGGCACCATGCTGGAGGGGCCGATCGGCACGATTGCCGCATCCCAGTTGATGGCGACGGTCAAGGAGCTGGAATGGGGCACCGAGTTCTTCGGTCCGCTGCTTCTGACCGAGGAACTCCTGGAGGAGCCGCTGCGCTTCGAGAACTTCGAGCTGCGATTGCCATCGGGTCCCGGGCTCGGCGTGATGCTTTCCGAGGAAGCCGTCGATCGTTTCCGCAGGGACGGCAAGCAAGCTTCGACCTTGCGTGTGGTGGGGTGA
- the catC gene encoding muconolactone Delta-isomerase: MLFHVRMDVRIPHDLPSDAAAEIIAREKAYAQELQRSGKWRHIWRIAGQYANYSVFDVRDNAELHEVLSGLPLFKLMDIEVTPLLRHPSAIREDDS; the protein is encoded by the coding sequence ATGCTGTTTCATGTACGGATGGACGTTCGCATTCCCCATGATCTGCCCTCAGACGCAGCGGCAGAGATCATTGCCCGGGAAAAAGCCTACGCGCAGGAACTGCAGCGCAGCGGCAAGTGGCGGCATATCTGGCGGATCGCCGGTCAGTACGCGAACTACAGCGTCTTTGACGTCAGGGACAATGCGGAATTGCACGAGGTTCTCTCGGGACTTCCGCTGTTCAAACTCATGGACATCGAGGTGACGCCGCTTCTGCGGCATCCCTCCGCGATCCGTGAGGACGACAGCTGA
- a CDS encoding LysR family transcriptional regulator, which translates to MKTLDPLDGIAAFLTVSTHLSFTKAADELGMSRATVGAQVRQLEDRLGIRLFQRSTRKIALTEAGAAYREALSGILPQIREAERAATSFQKEAVGRLRVSAPPDLGHLVIVPAVSEFLKLNPAVSLELDLSHRAVNLVEDGFDLAIRGRLEVDINLITRQLATSSIVICASPAYIAEHGAPETPHDLAHHSCLHFAELRWARIWPFSRNGEEFRIPIVPRLELNHSLGLRDAALLGVGIVLLPDFIVGEDLRQGRLIRLLPDWHISTIQLQAVYPANRHIAVKVRRFVSFLAGKLRS; encoded by the coding sequence ATGAAAACGCTGGATCCGCTTGACGGGATTGCCGCCTTTCTAACTGTTTCGACGCATCTCAGCTTCACTAAGGCGGCGGACGAACTCGGCATGTCGCGTGCGACGGTGGGAGCCCAGGTCAGGCAGCTCGAGGATCGCCTCGGCATCCGCCTCTTCCAGAGATCGACGCGCAAGATCGCCCTTACCGAGGCGGGCGCGGCCTACCGGGAAGCCCTTTCGGGTATCCTGCCGCAGATAAGGGAGGCGGAACGGGCGGCAACCTCGTTCCAGAAGGAAGCCGTCGGGCGGTTGCGGGTATCCGCGCCGCCCGACCTCGGGCATCTGGTGATCGTGCCGGCGGTTTCGGAGTTCCTCAAGCTCAACCCGGCTGTGTCCCTGGAACTGGACCTGTCGCATCGGGCCGTGAACCTGGTCGAGGATGGCTTCGACCTTGCAATTCGAGGCCGCCTCGAGGTCGATATCAATCTTATCACCCGGCAACTGGCGACATCGTCAATCGTGATTTGCGCTTCGCCCGCCTATATTGCCGAACATGGTGCACCGGAGACGCCGCACGACCTCGCACACCATTCCTGTCTCCACTTCGCCGAACTAAGATGGGCGCGGATCTGGCCGTTCAGCAGGAACGGTGAGGAGTTTCGCATTCCAATCGTGCCTCGGCTGGAACTTAATCACAGCCTTGGCCTGCGCGACGCCGCCTTGCTGGGAGTCGGTATCGTCCTCCTGCCCGACTTTATCGTTGGCGAAGACCTCAGGCAGGGCCGGTTGATACGTCTTCTCCCCGATTGGCATATCAGCACGATACAGCTGCAAGCGGTCTATCCGGCCAATCGCCATATCGCGGTAAAGGTCCGACGCTTCGTCTCGTTCCTGGCAGGCAAACTGCGGTCGTAG
- a CDS encoding Rieske 2Fe-2S domain-containing protein, translating into MSAIIDKARDLDHLLATAVQDDMETGKFRCRRDIFTNEDLFELEMKHIFESNWVYLAHESQIPGNNDYYTTCIGRQPVVVTRDKNGELHAVINACAHRGAMLCRRKHGNKGSFTCPFHGWTFSNTGRLLKVKDEKTTQYPPQFAQNGSHDLKRVPRFESYRGFLFGSLKEEVASLEDFLGETKVIIDQIVDQAPNGLEVLRGNSSYVYDGNWKLQMENGCDGYHVSSVHWNYAATMGRRKEEGTKSVDASGWSRSIAGVYGFENGHILLWTTTMNPEVRPIFSHRDEIRTRVGDVQADFIVNQTRNLCIYPNVFLMDQFSTQIRVTRPISVDKTEINIFCFAPKGESAADRALRIRQYEDFFNVSGMGTADDLEEFRACQAGYAGTAAPWNDLSRGAPLWIDGPDENAKRMGIKPLLSGERSEDEGLFVRQHEYWAKVMRQALAAEREGVVA; encoded by the coding sequence ATGTCTGCGATTATCGACAAAGCCCGGGACCTCGATCATCTGCTCGCCACTGCCGTGCAGGACGACATGGAAACCGGCAAATTTCGCTGCCGCCGCGACATCTTCACCAACGAAGACCTGTTCGAATTGGAGATGAAACACATCTTCGAGAGCAACTGGGTCTATCTGGCCCATGAAAGCCAGATTCCGGGAAATAACGACTATTACACCACCTGTATCGGCCGTCAGCCGGTGGTCGTCACCCGTGACAAGAACGGGGAACTGCACGCGGTCATCAATGCCTGCGCCCACCGAGGCGCCATGCTGTGCAGGCGCAAGCACGGAAACAAGGGCAGCTTCACCTGTCCCTTCCACGGCTGGACTTTCTCCAACACCGGCAGACTACTCAAGGTCAAGGACGAGAAGACGACCCAGTATCCGCCCCAGTTCGCGCAGAACGGTTCGCACGACCTGAAGCGCGTTCCGCGTTTTGAAAGCTATCGCGGATTCCTGTTCGGCAGCCTCAAGGAGGAGGTGGCGTCGCTCGAGGACTTCCTTGGGGAGACGAAGGTCATCATCGACCAGATCGTCGATCAGGCGCCGAACGGGCTGGAAGTGCTGCGGGGCAATTCGTCCTACGTCTATGACGGGAACTGGAAGTTGCAGATGGAAAACGGCTGCGACGGCTATCACGTCAGCTCAGTGCACTGGAACTATGCCGCGACCATGGGACGGCGCAAGGAGGAGGGCACGAAGTCGGTTGACGCCAGCGGCTGGAGCCGGTCGATCGCGGGTGTCTACGGCTTCGAGAACGGCCATATCCTCTTGTGGACCACCACCATGAATCCCGAGGTCCGTCCGATCTTCAGTCATCGGGACGAGATCAGGACCCGTGTCGGCGACGTGCAGGCGGATTTCATCGTCAACCAGACCCGCAATCTCTGCATCTATCCGAATGTGTTCCTGATGGACCAGTTCAGCACGCAGATACGCGTGACGCGCCCGATCAGCGTCGACAAGACCGAAATTAACATCTTCTGTTTCGCGCCGAAGGGCGAAAGTGCGGCGGACCGGGCGCTGCGCATCCGCCAGTACGAGGACTTCTTCAATGTCTCCGGCATGGGCACGGCCGACGATCTGGAGGAGTTCCGCGCCTGCCAGGCCGGCTACGCTGGCACGGCCGCGCCCTGGAACGACCTGTCGCGGGGTGCGCCGCTCTGGATCGACGGTCCGGACGAAAATGCGAAGAGGATGGGCATAAAGCCGTTGCTGTCCGGCGAACGCAGCGAGGACGAGGGGCTGTTCGTCCGCCAGCACGAATACTGGGCCAAGGTGATGCGCCAGGCGCTGGCCGCCGAAAGGGAAGGAGTGGTCGCATGA
- a CDS encoding tyrosine-type recombinase/integrase produces MLGAVRDLALFNLAIDSKLRACDLVAISVADVAISGRVRDRAIIIQRKTSRPVQFELTDQTREAVAAWIGSRRLGERDYLFPSRVHALPHLSTRQYGRIVERWVSSIGLDPKRYGTHSMRRTKAAHIYKKTGNLRAVQLLLGHTKLESTVQDLGIEVDDALAISEQVEL; encoded by the coding sequence ATGCTGGGCGCGGTGCGTGACCTAGCGCTTTTCAATCTCGCTATCGACAGCAAATTGCGAGCTTGTGATCTCGTCGCGATCTCAGTTGCTGATGTGGCAATTTCCGGAAGGGTTCGCGACCGGGCGATCATTATCCAGAGGAAGACCAGCCGACCCGTGCAATTCGAACTGACCGACCAAACGCGGGAGGCTGTCGCTGCATGGATTGGAAGTCGCAGACTCGGTGAACGGGATTACTTGTTTCCCAGCCGCGTCCACGCATTGCCGCATCTCTCGACGCGGCAATATGGCAGGATCGTCGAGCGGTGGGTGTCGAGCATCGGACTTGACCCCAAGCGCTACGGCACGCACTCGATGAGGAGAACCAAGGCGGCGCACATTTACAAGAAGACCGGCAACCTGCGCGCCGTCCAGCTCTTGCTAGGCCACACAAAACTGGAGAGCACCGTGCAGGACCTCGGGATCGAGGTCGATGACGCCCTAGCCATCTCTGAACAAGTTGAGTTGTAG